The DNA region AGGGTGAATCGGTAGTGGTGAAGCTCTACCCCGACATGGGGCACATGGGGATTCTGTTCGCGCTGCGCGGCGGGAAGAAAGCCCCGCCGGTGCTGGACGATGTCGTGCATTTCGTCGGGAGCCCGTCGCCAGCGACGCCGGTTGCCGTCAACGTGCGGACGCCGCGGGACGCGAAGTAACGTCGATCGGAGTGGCTCGGATGGGAACCACCCCGGCGGCGATACAGGCCGCATCGACGCCGCTATCAGCGCGCCTTCATCACATCCCGCCCTTCGGCATTTCCACCGCGCGCCGCGTCGAGCACTTCCGGGTACGGATAATTCAGTCCCAGTAGCTGCCTGATGTCCGCGCTCGCGTTCTTCACGAACTCGGCCGGCAGGGCTGCCGGGATGTCCTCCATCGGCTTGATGAACTTCGGCAGGTACTGCGTGATGATCGCCGTACGGTCGATAGTGCTCCGGTTGGGCATCGCGCAATGCCACACCGCGCCGAAGAAGATCACCGTATCGCCCGGCTCGCCGAGCATGCGTTCGCACCGGTCGAAGAAACGATCGCTCTCATCCGGGTAATGCAGCTGACGCTGCGAACCCGGTACATAGGCGGTCGCTCCGGTCTCCTCGGTGAACGGATCGAGCATGATCGTCGCCTGCGCGTTCAGCGGGAACGTCGAGTTGAGACGCACGGGATGCGTCTGCGGCGAGTG from Luteibacter mycovicinus includes:
- a CDS encoding phytanoyl-CoA dioxygenase family protein; this encodes MNASFQTDRRPSIVPRVFTEDTLDTGLIVNELLDGIGAVTLRGLFSADEIAEARAIVMRESNADDRGGKVTHFQGDAERAGRINLQRRVWNLLAKGEIFSRMAAHPAIMKVMRAFIGSEFIMGSIAANRILPGGPGQEPHIDYPYWDYHSPQTHPVRLNSTFPLNAQATIMLDPFTEETGATAYVPGSQRQLHYPDESDRFFDRCERMLGEPGDTVIFFGAVWHCAMPNRSTIDRTAIITQYLPKFIKPMEDIPAALPAEFVKNASADIRQLLGLNYPYPEVLDAARGGNAEGRDVMKAR